The sequence GTCGGCGCCGAAGCGGGTCGGAACCCCTGCGACGTCGACGTCGTCCTTGACCGCGATCGGGATCCCGAGAAGCGGAAGGTGTTCACCCGCCGCGCGTTTGCGGTCCGCGGCCGCGGCATCGGCGAGAGCCTGCTCGGTCAAGACCACACGAAACGCGTTGAGCGTGGGCTGGCTGGCCTCGATCGCGTCAAGCGACTGCCGCACCAGTTCGGTGGACGTGACCGAGCCGCTCGCCAGCTGGAACAGCTGCTGTGTGAGAGTAGGGAATCGGGCAGTGTCGACCATCGCCTAACAGGATATCGGCGCTGCGTAACACGGAACTGTCAGATTGCAGTGGGAGACTGTATCGATGCGGTTGTATCGGGACCGGGCGGTGGTGCTGCGCCAGCACAAGCTCGGTGAGGCCGACCGAATCGTCACCCTGCTCACCCGCCAGCACGGGTTGGTGCGCGCGGTGGCCAAGGGGGTGCGGCGCACCCGCAGCAAGTTCGGGGCCCGGCTGGAGCCGTTCGCGCACATCGACGTTCAGCTGCATCCCGGCCGGAATCTCGACATCGTCACCCAGGTGCAGTCCATCGATGCGTTCGCTGCCGACATCGTCAGCGACTACGGCCGCTACACCTGTGCGTGCGCCATGCTGGAGACCGCGGAACGGTTGGCGGGAGAGGAGCGGGTGCCGATGCCCGCGCTGCACCGGCTGACCGTGTCGGCGTTGCGCGCGGTGGCCGACGGCGGCCGGCCCCGTGAACTCGTGCTGGACGCTTACCTGTTGCGTGCCATGGGGATCGCGGGGTGGGCGCCGGCGCTGACCGAGTGCGCCCGCTGCGCCACCCCCGGGCCGCACCGCGCGTTCCACGTTGCCGCGGGCGGAAGCGTGTGCGTGCACTGCCGCCCGTCGGGGTCGGTGACCCCGCCGCAGGGCGTGCTGGACCTGATGGTCGCCCTGCACGACGGGGACTGGGAGTATGCGGAAGCGACGTCGGCGTCGTACCGCAGCCAGGCCAGCGGGCTGGTCGCCGCGCATCTACAGTGGCACCTGGAACGCCAGCTGCGGACGTTGCCGCTGGTCGAACGGGTCTATCGGGTGGACAGGACCCTGGCTGATCACCGCGCAGCGGTGGCTGCCGATCACCGCGCCTCCCTGTTCAGGCAGGATGTGGCCCATGGCAGTGAAGAGGGCCGGACAAAGGACGCGCAAGGTGACCTACCCCCAACTGCCTCCGGCGCCTGACGACTATCCGACGTTTCCCGACAAGTCGACGTGGCCCGTGGTCTTTCCCGAGATCCCGGCGGGCACCAACGGCCGGTTCGCCCGGCCGCCCCAGCACACCTCGAAGGCGGCCGCGCCGCGAATCCCGGCCGACCAGGTGCCCAACCACGTCGCCGTCGTGATGGACGGCAACGGCCGCTGGGCCACCCAGCGCGGGCTGCACCGCACCGAGGGGCACAAGATGGGTGAGGCGGTCCTCATCGACATCACCTGCGGCGCAATCGAAATCGGCATCAAACACCTGACGGTGTATGCCTTCTCGACGGAGAACTGGAAGCGCAGCACCGAGGAGGTGCGCTTCCTGATGGGCTTCAACCGGGAAGTGGTGCGTCGCCGCCGGGAGAACCTCAACGACATGGGCGTGCGGATGCGCTGGGTGGGGTCACGGCCTCGGATGTGGCGCAGCGTGATCAAGGAGTTCGACATCGCCGAGCAGATGACGGTGGGCAACGACGTCATCACGATCAACTACTGCGTGAACTACGGCGGTCGCACTGAGATCGTCGAGGCGGCGCGTTCGCTGGCCCAGCTGGCGGCGGACGGCAAGATCAAACCGTCACGGATCACCGAGGCGACGTTCGCCAAGCATCTGCACCGCGCCGACATCCCCGACGTCGACCTGTTCATCCGGACCTCAGGCGAGCAGCGCGCGAGCAACTTCCTGCTGTGGCAGGCGGCCTACGCCGAGTTCGTCTTCCAGGACAAACTGTGGCCGGACTACGATCGCCGCGATCTGTGGGCGGCCTGCGAGGAGTACGTGCAACGCAACCGACGCTTCGGCAGAGCCGAATGATGTACCTGAGCGGCAGAGCCTGATGGAGCTCCAGGATCGCCTGGTCGCGGTGCTCGCGGAGATCATGCCCGTGCATCGGGAGGAGGATGGGGCGCTCACCGTGCAGCACGACGAGACGTTGGCGTCGCTGCGCGCGGTGACGATCGCCGAGGGCCTGGAAATGGTTTCGCTGACCCAGATCCTGGCGTGGGATCTGCCGTTGGACGCCAAGCTGCGGGCCAAGGTGGCCGAGCACGCGCACAAGACGCTGCTGGGCACCGTGTCGCTGAACGCCAAGAGCGCACCCAAGGAGATCGCCGCGGGCGCCAAGCGCAACTCCAAGAAGGCCGCGGATGTGTTGCTGCGCTACAACTTTCCCGCCGCGGGCCTCACCGACGACGCGCTGCGTACCCTGATCCTGATGGTGTTGGCCACCGGCGCCGACGTGCGTCGTGCGTTAGTCGGCTGAGCAGTCGCCGCAGCGCCCGAAGATCTCGATGGTGTGGCTGACGTCGGAGAAACCGTGTTCTCTGGCGACGTCGGCGGCCCAGGTCTCCACGTCGCGGCCCTGGATCTCCACGGTCGCGCCGCATGCCCGGCACACCAGGTGGTGATGGTGGTCCTCTGAGCAGCGGCGGTACACGGCCTCGCCGGTGTCGGTGCGCAGCGTGTCGACGACGCCGGCGGCAGCCATCTGCTGCAGCGTGCGGTAGACGGTGGTCAGCCCGATGCCCTCGCCGCGCCGGCGCAGTTCGTCGTGCAGTTCCTGAGCGGAACGAAAGCCGTCGACCTTGTCGAGCAGCGCGGCGATCGCGGCGCGCTGCCGTGTCGAGCGGACCCCGGTCGGGATCGGCGTCGAGGTCATGGGTGGACCTCGCCCGCGTGGGTGACGGCGGCGACGACGATCTCGGCCAGGTGCTCGTCGACCAGCCGATACATCACCTCGCGGCCCGACCGTTCCCCGGCCACCACGCCGGCGGCCTTGAGAATGCGCAGATGCTGGCTGACCAACGGCTGCGGCACCCCGAGCGCGTCGACGAGCTCGTGCACGCAGCGGCTCGACTCCCGCAACTGCAGCACGATCGCGATGCGTACCGGCGCGGCCAGCGCGCGCAGCAGGTCGCCGGAGGTGTCCAGGACGTCGCGCGGCGGCAGCTCGGGTGACGGCGCGCCGCCGTGGTCGTGGGCGACGTCGTCGACGGCGTCGGAGGTGTCGGAGGTGGCCCCGGCGTTTCCGGCGTTTCCGGACAAAGTGGAAACGATTTTCATTATGCCGCCACCATACATGCGTGGTCACGCATGTCAACGGGCCGCGCGCGGGTCGCTAGGCTGTGTGCCCGTGGCTCCATCTTCTTCGATCATCGATACGGTCGCAAACCTCGCCAAGCGTCGCGGCCTCGTCTTTCAATCGGGCGAGATCTACGGCGGAACCAGGTCGGCGTGGGACTTCGGCCCGCTCGGCGTGGAGCTCAAGGAGAACATCAAGCGGCAGTGGTGGCGCGCGGTGGTCACCGCCCGCGAGGACGTCGTCGGCCTCGACAGCGCGATCATCCTGCCGCGCGAGGTGTGGGTGGCCTCCGGCCATGTCGACGTGTTCAACGACCCGCTGGTGGAGTGCCTCAACTGCCACAAGCGGCACCGGCAGGATCACCTGCAGGAGGCGTACGCCGACAAGAAGGGCATCGACGACCCCGATTCGGTGCCCATGTCGGAGATCGCCTGCCCGGACTGCGGCACCAAGGGGCAGTGGACCGAACCGCGCGACTTCAACATGATGCTCAAGACCTACCTCGGTCCGATCGAGACCGAGGAGGGTTTGCACTACCTGCGGCCCGAGACCGCTCAGGGCATCTTCGTCAACTTCGCCAACGTGGTGACGACCGCCCGGAAGAAGCCGCCGTTCGGAATCGCCCAGACCGGCAAGAGCTTTCGCAACGAGATCACGCCCGGCAACTTCATCTTCCGGACCCGGGAGTTCGAGCAGATGGAG comes from Mycolicibacterium pulveris and encodes:
- the recO gene encoding DNA repair protein RecO produces the protein MRLYRDRAVVLRQHKLGEADRIVTLLTRQHGLVRAVAKGVRRTRSKFGARLEPFAHIDVQLHPGRNLDIVTQVQSIDAFAADIVSDYGRYTCACAMLETAERLAGEERVPMPALHRLTVSALRAVADGGRPRELVLDAYLLRAMGIAGWAPALTECARCATPGPHRAFHVAAGGSVCVHCRPSGSVTPPQGVLDLMVALHDGDWEYAEATSASYRSQASGLVAAHLQWHLERQLRTLPLVERVYRVDRTLADHRAAVAADHRASLFRQDVAHGSEEGRTKDAQGDLPPTASGA
- a CDS encoding decaprenyl diphosphate synthase, with the translated sequence MAVKRAGQRTRKVTYPQLPPAPDDYPTFPDKSTWPVVFPEIPAGTNGRFARPPQHTSKAAAPRIPADQVPNHVAVVMDGNGRWATQRGLHRTEGHKMGEAVLIDITCGAIEIGIKHLTVYAFSTENWKRSTEEVRFLMGFNREVVRRRRENLNDMGVRMRWVGSRPRMWRSVIKEFDIAEQMTVGNDVITINYCVNYGGRTEIVEAARSLAQLAADGKIKPSRITEATFAKHLHRADIPDVDLFIRTSGEQRASNFLLWQAAYAEFVFQDKLWPDYDRRDLWAACEEYVQRNRRFGRAE
- a CDS encoding Fur family transcriptional regulator; the protein is MTSTPIPTGVRSTRQRAAIAALLDKVDGFRSAQELHDELRRRGEGIGLTTVYRTLQQMAAAGVVDTLRTDTGEAVYRRCSEDHHHHLVCRACGATVEIQGRDVETWAADVAREHGFSDVSHTIEIFGRCGDCSAD
- a CDS encoding ArsR/SmtB family transcription factor, coding for MKIVSTLSGNAGNAGATSDTSDAVDDVAHDHGGAPSPELPPRDVLDTSGDLLRALAAPVRIAIVLQLRESSRCVHELVDALGVPQPLVSQHLRILKAAGVVAGERSGREVMYRLVDEHLAEIVVAAVTHAGEVHP